In Vibrio quintilis, the DNA window GATGTGTTGCCACTTTCATTCTGATTTTTTCAGCAAGCACCACTGCATCATTTAAAGCGGTTTCAGGACACACAATCATAAACTCTTCCCCGCCCCAGCGGCCGACATCATCAACCATCCGGGTCGACTGATTCAGCACAATAGCCAGCTGATAAAGCACCTTGTCACCAATGAAATGTCCGTAGTTATCATTCACCTGCTTAAAAAAATCAACATCGATCATAATCACTGAGCAGGTTGTTCCATAACGCTTCATCCGCTCATATTCCTGACTTAGGCATTTATTCAGCTTTGCCCGGTTATGAATTTCCGTTAAGGAATCGATTTCAACCATCACTTCAAGCTGCTTTTTATCTGTTTTATCTGTCGAGATAGACATATATCCCTGCAGTTCACGCCGTTCACCATAAATTGGAATCACAGTGCTGAACAGCCAGAATTCTTTACCGCGTTTGGAAATATAATGTACTTCTCCCTGCCACGGCAGACCCGCTTCAAGCACACTTTTTATATGCGCAATACTGGAATCCGATTTATTGAAATTCAGTACAGTCGACAGCTTTCCGGTTAATTCAGACTCACTGTACTGACTGAGTAAACAAAATGCCTGATTACACCGGGTAATGACACCATACCGGTCCGTTTCAAATACCGGAACATATTGATCTAACAGTCGCATATAAGTATTTTTTTCTTTTGAAACTGTCTTTAATTTATCAACCGTACGGGATGGACCAATTGCAATAATAATTCCAAAGCAAAAGGAAAAAATAATCACAATAACAAAAATTTCTACTACAACAGCGTTGTACCAGTCCGACTTTTCCCGGAGAAACTCTGAACTGGCACGACAAAAAAGCATTAAGCCCTGCCCGCTATACAACGTACCCAGTGGCATGAAAGAGAAACCTTTCAGTTTGAGTTGCTGTTCTGAACGGATGTCACTGATGCCAAATGTACTCTGAAAAAATTTAGCCTCTCCCTGACTTATCGAATCCATTTGATCTGAAGAGAATAATATTTTCCCTTTTTGATCAGTTATATAAATATCCAGACTGTCATCACCGGTTAAAAAATTCAGCAGGGTGTCAATGTCAAAATAGAACACAACACTCCCGGAATACTGTTGATTGGTGTACAGCGGGTAACTGGCATATAACATATGAAAAAAATTACTGCCGCTAAACAGGCTGTGGCTGGATATGATCTCAGAAAACCATATATGATGGCTCATTTTAGAAGACAGCCGGGGAATATATTCACGGTGTGTCCCTTTCAGAGAATGATCATTCTGCAAACTCTGCTCACGACGATATAATGACAGTAAAACCTGATTATCCTGATCAAGTAACTCAGCCCGGTAAAAAGAGGGGTCTATACTGATTATATTCTTCATCAGATTATTGACCGGTAGTAAATTTGTCTCTTTTCTATCTGCCAGATAATTATTTATTTCATGACTGTTTACTAATGTATTTACGACATGCGTCGCAGAGAAAGAAAACCTTTGTAATACAGAAAAAATGTGTTTCTGCTGAAAAACAACCGCATCCCTGATCGAATTTTCAAGTATTGGCTTTTCACTCTGACTAATCAGATATAAAAACAGAGTGATAATACACATACCAAACATCATGAAATAAAGAATAAATCTTCGGTAAACACTTTTTCTGATCACAAAAGATCCTCTGCAAATAATTTACCCAAGCAACCTGCATCTTCAGGTTGTTTGGGTATAGATCGTTATCTGATGCTAAACCCTTCGTTTGTTCATATCACTCAATGATGACAATAATTCAACAACCAAGGCATCAAAGTTTTTATTCATTCTCAGCTAAAGCGTAGTCAGCGATCGATATAAAATCAAAATGTTAACCGGAATTCATTGCAATACCCGGACTGTCCGGTGACTGCCGAATCAAAGTCCACATCAATTGAATGTTGAGCTGAAATGCAGCTATAAAAAAAGCAGCCCACTGCAAGGCTGCTTTGTATACCCAAGCAACCTGAAGATGCAGGGTTGCTTGGGTATATCCCGTTTTTGCCTGGATATAGATTAATGTTTCAGATGAATTCTGATCAGAACTTTCCGGCTGTCACTTTCGTGGTTTGATAACTCACCACGAATCATCATTTTTTTACCCAGCCAGGAAGCATATTTTTTCAGTTCTTTACTTTCAAAAATAACATCAGATACAGCCAGAGCACGTTTCACAGAAAGGTCATAGTTGTAACGATATGCATCTGAATCATCTTTTGAACCTTTCCACTCTTCACTGGACAGTCCGATAATTTCTACCGACTGAATCAATGAATCATTTTCAGACAGCACTTTCAATAATGGTTGTAATGTTGAAATCAGAACCCGTTGATATTTTTGAGAAACCTCATATTCACCGACCTTAAAGTTCCCATAAGAACCATGAAAATTAAGCTGCAGCCGGGATTGATTAAACACAACTTTATCTTTTTCAAACGTATCAGTACAGGACAAAGAAATAGCTTCAACCAAATCGCTGATATCCCGGTTCAGCTGCATTTTCTCAATATGGAAAGCACCTGATGGCAGCGCAAGATGAACTCGTCTGCTTTGATCTTTCATGCTGATCAGGCTTGTATCACCGACACCGGTGAAAAGCACATCGACATGATCCAGCCGGCCATAATCCTGATTTAAAGAGTCTGCTGTGTAGTTTGAAAGTTCATTCTGATGGATTGCATCATTTACTACGGGAAGATATTTCTGATCAACAAATAAAGAAACATTGCTATTTCTTATACCGGTCTGCTCCATCACCGTAATTAATGCATGATGAAACACATGATTAAGCACAAGATAAGGAGACACTAAAATAGCCATCGCCACTAAAGTCACAGGAATATTTTTATTCTTATAAGCTGCATAGATTCTGCAGGTTATTCCAACATAAATGAAACAAACTAAGATCTCCACAGTTGCAAGCATAGTCAGTTGATTAATTACTGCATAATGGTAAATAAAAGGTGTCAGGATAACTAAACTAATCAACCCAATAAAATAAAGTGAAGAAATTGAATTATCTTTAATAAATTTATTAATCATACCGGATAATACCATCCATCGTAATTGTTTCTCTTTTTTAGTCACAGAAAGAGATTTCAATAAAAATGATGGTAACCGATATAAAATAACAATGGTGTTAACCAGCGCTGAAGCTGATATTGAAAAGATGGTAATATTTAATGTGATAAGAATTCCTGAAACAGCAAAAATAAACAGCAGAAATATTCCGTCACCAAACTGTATATTTTTCGGATAGAAATCAACAATAGAACAATATGACAGAAAGGCGATTGCTCCAAGAGCAAGACTAACCTGAAGAAACAGCGTCATCCATTTATTCATCTTTAATATATTCATTCTTATTTCATACCTAGCTAACTTAAAGTAATCATATATCCGGCTCTGTCTGACAGAGAGATATATATGAACTGACCAATACAGAATACTTCGTTTCTTTGATGGTCATTTGCCCTATTCAGTCACATCAAAACAATACCCAAAGATCAACAAACCTCAGTTAAACCAGATACTTTCTGATGTATCTTTCAATAATGAGTGAAAGCGAAAGCATGTTAGCGATTCAACATAAGATAGTCAAACCACGGCGTCAGGCGCACAAAGCTTTCGCTGAAGATAAAATACAACAAAATCGGATGAGAAAATGACTAATCAATCAAACTAATCCGGACGGACAGACGGACAGGCCGAGAGCCGTACATTCTGTTTGTACGGCTCTCATCGTATTCAGAAAAATGCTGCCAGCCATTGAAGCGGCAACATCTCCTTATTTATAAACTTAAATAAGGAAGAAGATAAGCCAACAGTGACCAGATACCAATCCAACTGATGACGGCAAATATTTCTAACCAGTTTTGATGTCCCACAGTTCCTCCTGTTTGCAGAAGAGAAATCACTCCAGAACATAGCAATTTTCATACCACTTTCATCAACTTAAGATTGTTTAACGGCATCTCCTCACGCTTTGTTAAGAGCATCCTGTAACTGAGCAACATTCGCCTGCGAAATATCAGCACAACCAAGCCATTCCATAAACGCATCCGCCATCGAGTATTGGGAAATATATTTCGGTCTGACAACATCAACAATCGCATCATAACCTTCTTTCCCTTTCATGGTATAAGCTGATGATGTACCACAATAAACTGATGATGGTTCAACATTTATCCATTGATTATCCCGATATATTTTTAGTCCGGTAATCCGTTTTCCTGCGCTTTGATCCGGGTCATAGCCGAAGTCCAGGCCATAACAATATGGATAACTTCCGGTCCCGGTTCCTTTCACGCCATTATCCAGCGCATTATCAATCGCACCTTCCAGAGTCCTTAACAGCGTCTCACCGGTAATATAATAAACACCAATCGGAATCGCGAATGGCAATAATTTACCGGCAATATCGGCAACCGTAATGTCACCGGCAGGTAAAGAGCAGCGAACACCACCAGCATTATGAATCCCGAACTCAGCAGGAAACCCCTGCAGTCTCATCACATGTACAAATGACTGAGCCACTAAAGGCGCAATTTCACTTCCTCCGTCAGGACCAGGTAATCTGGTGTGATAGAGCGAATTTTTCAGGCTAGTAATTTTTTCTATTTCCTGCTGCCTGACGACCGGCAGG includes these proteins:
- a CDS encoding sensor domain-containing diguanylate cyclase, producing the protein MIRKSVYRRFILYFMMFGMCIITLFLYLISQSEKPILENSIRDAVVFQQKHIFSVLQRFSFSATHVVNTLVNSHEINNYLADRKETNLLPVNNLMKNIISIDPSFYRAELLDQDNQVLLSLYRREQSLQNDHSLKGTHREYIPRLSSKMSHHIWFSEIISSHSLFSGSNFFHMLYASYPLYTNQQYSGSVVFYFDIDTLLNFLTGDDSLDIYITDQKGKILFSSDQMDSISQGEAKFFQSTFGISDIRSEQQLKLKGFSFMPLGTLYSGQGLMLFCRASSEFLREKSDWYNAVVVEIFVIVIIFSFCFGIIIAIGPSRTVDKLKTVSKEKNTYMRLLDQYVPVFETDRYGVITRCNQAFCLLSQYSESELTGKLSTVLNFNKSDSSIAHIKSVLEAGLPWQGEVHYISKRGKEFWLFSTVIPIYGERRELQGYMSISTDKTDKKQLEVMVEIDSLTEIHNRAKLNKCLSQEYERMKRYGTTCSVIMIDVDFFKQVNDNYGHFIGDKVLYQLAIVLNQSTRMVDDVGRWGGEEFMIVCPETALNDAVVLAEKIRMKVATHHFPDAGRLTVSLGVEEMNPEQSLQSILEKADYYLYEAKNNGRNCVMSRVEHHQDSA
- a CDS encoding OmpA family protein, which produces MNILKMNKWMTLFLQVSLALGAIAFLSYCSIVDFYPKNIQFGDGIFLLFIFAVSGILITLNITIFSISASALVNTIVILYRLPSFLLKSLSVTKKEKQLRWMVLSGMINKFIKDNSISSLYFIGLISLVILTPFIYHYAVINQLTMLATVEILVCFIYVGITCRIYAAYKNKNIPVTLVAMAILVSPYLVLNHVFHHALITVMEQTGIRNSNVSLFVDQKYLPVVNDAIHQNELSNYTADSLNQDYGRLDHVDVLFTGVGDTSLISMKDQSRRVHLALPSGAFHIEKMQLNRDISDLVEAISLSCTDTFEKDKVVFNQSRLQLNFHGSYGNFKVGEYEVSQKYQRVLISTLQPLLKVLSENDSLIQSVEIIGLSSEEWKGSKDDSDAYRYNYDLSVKRALAVSDVIFESKELKKYASWLGKKMMIRGELSNHESDSRKVLIRIHLKH